A genomic region of Micromonospora sp. NBC_01796 contains the following coding sequences:
- a CDS encoding substrate-binding domain-containing protein, translating into MAQKVTIATVARHAGVSRQTVSNVIHSPEIVREETRERVREAISVLGYRASQAARQMRTGRSQLIAVRIEPTRDGINGSVLDRFLHGLTEAAGEAGYRVMLYTAEDPTTEIATYDDLLGAYDLDAFVLTGTDHGDIRTAWLAERKVPFVTFGRSWDAPERYPWVDVDGAVGTAAATAHLVTQGHQRIAFIGWPVGSGVGDNRRAGWASTVRATGADPAELDRATPDGITQGEAVADELLGLRKPPTAMVCASDSLALGALQAVRARGVTVAVTGFDDTPVAQAIGLTSVSQPLAQAAASCVDLLTGVLDGGGIRDGRTGDGAPAQVLLAPSLVLRQSG; encoded by the coding sequence ATGGCACAGAAAGTGACCATCGCGACAGTGGCCCGCCATGCCGGGGTCAGCCGCCAGACCGTCTCGAACGTGATCCACAGCCCGGAGATCGTCCGCGAGGAAACCCGCGAACGGGTTCGGGAGGCCATCTCCGTCCTCGGTTACCGCGCCAGCCAGGCCGCCCGGCAGATGCGTACGGGGCGATCCCAACTGATCGCCGTACGGATCGAGCCGACCCGGGACGGGATCAACGGCTCGGTCCTCGACCGTTTCCTGCACGGGCTCACCGAGGCGGCCGGCGAGGCCGGCTACCGGGTGATGCTCTACACGGCCGAGGACCCGACCACCGAGATCGCCACCTACGACGACCTGCTCGGCGCGTACGACCTGGACGCGTTCGTGCTCACCGGCACCGACCACGGCGACATCCGTACCGCCTGGTTGGCCGAACGGAAGGTGCCCTTCGTCACCTTCGGTCGGTCCTGGGACGCGCCGGAGCGCTACCCCTGGGTCGACGTCGACGGTGCCGTCGGCACCGCCGCAGCCACCGCCCACCTGGTCACTCAGGGTCACCAACGGATAGCCTTCATTGGCTGGCCGGTTGGTTCCGGGGTGGGCGACAACCGCCGTGCCGGCTGGGCGTCGACCGTCCGGGCGACCGGCGCCGACCCGGCCGAACTCGACCGGGCCACCCCGGATGGCATTACTCAGGGTGAGGCGGTGGCGGATGAACTGCTCGGTCTGCGGAAACCGCCGACGGCGATGGTCTGTGCCAGCGACTCGCTGGCGCTGGGCGCCCTCCAGGCGGTCCGGGCCCGCGGCGTGACCGTGGCGGTCACCGGTTTCGACGACACCCCGGTCGCCCAGGCGATCGGGCTGACCAGTGTGAGCCAGCCGCTGGCCCAGGCGGCGGCGAGCTGCGTGGACCTGCTGACCGGCGTGCTCGACGGCGGCGGCATCCGGGACGGCCGTACCGGGGACGGCGCACCGGCCCAGGTGCTGCTGGCGCCGTCGCTGGTGCTCCGCCAGTCCGGCTGA
- a CDS encoding carbohydrate ABC transporter permease, whose translation MSIVTEPPTRGNAPAADPPPPPERTPRPAATSGHRREPRSLVTSFVGYAILIFFALVFLYPFVIQIASSFKTEPDAAANPLSPVPNPVDLDSFQRIFEGTNFPLWLGNSLLVTVVVTLGRVFLDSLAGYALARLRFRGRTAIFAAVVAVMAVPGVVLLIPKFLVLNQLGIYNTYTALILPLLVDASGVFIMKQFFESVPPSVEEAARIDGAGVFRTFWSVVLPTARPALITLTILSFQGSWNEFPHSLVAVQDPNLFTLPRGLADLVSGSLGAGTQYPLKLGAALLATIPVAIIFVVFQRYFVRDANQGADKG comes from the coding sequence ATGTCCATCGTGACCGAGCCCCCGACCAGGGGAAACGCGCCGGCCGCTGACCCACCGCCACCGCCGGAACGCACGCCCAGGCCCGCCGCCACCTCCGGCCACCGGCGGGAGCCGCGCAGCCTGGTGACCAGCTTCGTCGGGTACGCCATCCTGATCTTCTTCGCGCTGGTCTTCCTCTACCCGTTCGTGATCCAGATCGCCAGCTCGTTCAAGACCGAGCCGGACGCGGCGGCGAACCCGCTCTCCCCGGTGCCGAACCCGGTCGACCTGGACAGCTTCCAACGGATCTTCGAGGGGACGAACTTCCCGCTCTGGCTCGGCAACTCGCTGCTGGTCACGGTCGTGGTGACGCTCGGCCGGGTGTTCCTGGACTCGCTCGCCGGGTACGCCCTGGCCCGGCTGCGCTTCCGGGGCCGGACAGCGATCTTCGCCGCCGTGGTGGCGGTGATGGCCGTACCCGGTGTGGTGCTGCTGATCCCGAAGTTCCTGGTCCTCAACCAGCTCGGCATCTACAACACGTACACCGCGCTGATCCTGCCGCTGCTGGTGGACGCCAGCGGGGTCTTCATCATGAAGCAGTTCTTCGAGTCGGTGCCGCCCAGCGTCGAGGAGGCGGCCCGGATCGACGGCGCGGGGGTGTTCCGTACGTTCTGGTCGGTGGTCCTGCCGACCGCCAGACCGGCCCTGATCACGCTGACCATCCTGTCGTTCCAGGGCTCCTGGAACGAGTTCCCGCACTCCCTGGTCGCGGTCCAGGACCCGAACCTGTTCACCCTGCCGCGTGGGCTCGCCGACCTGGTCAGCGGCTCGCTCGGCGCGGGTACGCAGTACCCGCTCAAACTCGGCGCCGCGTTGCTGGCCACCATCCCGGTGGCGATCATCTTCGTGGTGTTCCAGCGTTACTTCGTCCGCGACGCCAACCAGGGCGCCGACAAGGGCTGA
- a CDS encoding M16 family metallopeptidase, whose amino-acid sequence MTRPGHGRSAGGTGAHRAPARAVTRTLSTDPLGGTVRRTVLPSGLRILTEAIPTVRSVSFGVWVSVGSRDETGASAGVSHFLEHLLFKGTNKRNALEISAEIEAVGGETNAFTTKEYTCYYARVLDQDLPLAIDVMCDLVADSVLDPADVETERGVILEEIAMHDDEPGDEVHDLFATAIYGDHPLGRLISGTEETISPMTRRQIQTFYKKRYTAPNIVISAAGNLDHATVVKLVRQALRGTPLDTPAADPAPPRPATPATKTRVGRTAVEHKETEQAHVILGCAGIGRVDDRRFALGVLNNVLGGGMSSRLFQEIREQRGLAYSVYSYASQYADSGVFAVYAGCAPGKVEEVLNLVRAELAEVAANGISPSELARGKGMAKGSYVLGLEDTGSRMSRLAKGELLFGDLLSVDQLLARVDAVTAEEVNALAADLLARPMSLAVVGPFGEDDFPAS is encoded by the coding sequence CTGACTCGGCCGGGACACGGCCGGTCCGCCGGTGGCACCGGCGCTCACCGGGCGCCGGCTCGGGCGGTGACCCGTACGCTCAGCACCGATCCGCTCGGCGGCACCGTACGGCGTACCGTCCTGCCCAGCGGTCTGCGGATCCTCACCGAGGCGATCCCGACCGTACGGAGTGTCTCGTTCGGCGTCTGGGTGTCGGTCGGTTCGCGGGATGAGACCGGTGCCTCCGCCGGTGTCTCGCACTTCCTCGAACACCTGCTGTTCAAGGGCACGAACAAGCGGAACGCGCTGGAGATCTCGGCCGAGATCGAGGCGGTGGGCGGCGAGACGAACGCCTTCACCACCAAGGAGTACACCTGCTACTACGCGCGGGTGCTCGACCAGGATCTGCCGCTGGCCATCGACGTGATGTGCGACCTGGTCGCCGACTCGGTGCTCGACCCGGCCGACGTGGAGACCGAACGCGGGGTGATCCTCGAAGAGATCGCCATGCACGACGACGAGCCCGGCGACGAGGTGCACGACCTGTTCGCCACCGCCATCTACGGCGACCACCCGCTCGGCCGGCTGATCTCGGGTACCGAGGAGACCATCTCCCCGATGACCCGCCGGCAGATCCAGACCTTCTACAAGAAGCGCTACACCGCGCCGAACATCGTGATCTCCGCCGCCGGCAACCTCGACCACGCGACCGTGGTCAAGCTGGTCCGCCAGGCGCTGCGTGGCACCCCGCTGGACACCCCGGCGGCCGACCCGGCACCGCCGCGTCCGGCCACCCCGGCGACGAAGACCAGGGTCGGGCGTACGGCGGTGGAGCACAAGGAGACCGAGCAGGCGCACGTGATCCTCGGCTGTGCCGGCATCGGCCGGGTCGACGACCGGCGGTTCGCGCTCGGCGTACTCAACAACGTGCTCGGCGGCGGCATGTCCAGCCGGCTGTTCCAGGAGATCCGGGAGCAGCGCGGGTTGGCGTACTCGGTCTACTCCTACGCCAGCCAGTACGCCGACAGCGGCGTGTTCGCCGTCTACGCCGGTTGCGCCCCGGGCAAGGTCGAAGAGGTCCTGAACCTGGTCCGGGCCGAGTTGGCCGAGGTCGCCGCGAACGGCATCAGCCCGAGCGAACTCGCCCGGGGCAAGGGCATGGCGAAGGGCTCGTACGTGCTCGGCCTGGAGGACACCGGTTCCCGGATGAGCCGGCTGGCCAAGGGCGAGCTGCTCTTCGGTGACCTGCTCTCGGTCGACCAGTTGCTGGCCCGGGTGGACGCGGTCACGGCCGAGGAGGTCAACGCGCTCGCCGCGGACCTGCTCGCCCGCCCGATGTCGCTCGCGGTCGTCGGCCCGTTCGGCGAGGACGACTTTCCCGCGAGCTGA
- a CDS encoding glycosyltransferase 87 family protein: protein MAQGTFRRTRYQVLFVLALAVLVAAFLSVAAVGHGFFDLKVYSGALHYWAREGGEIYDWLKPNSKYGFTYPPFAALVMLPLAYLPFTVSMVLSVSATVVVSVLLLWWLVDPIARRVGWTRWFALAVAALLAAAFEPMRETVDFGQVNMLLLVLVAADLLWLVRPGYAAPGQVVPGSFLPGRAPAGGLRTPSRYKRWAGVGIGLATAIKLTPGIFIVYLLVTGRWRAALTASGTAAVATLVAAAIAPDASREFWTTALWDTDRVGELAFISNQSLQGMVARLDPAQPSKLAWLILVGAAVVIWAWRVRAAVRIGDEVTGLALTGVLGALVSPVTWVHHLVWLIPALVLLVDHAYGSPAGSRRRRWLLAFAIVAYAVLCSRLVWPWEHDFTGVGGFLGSNAYVWVSIALLVGLPIGAPSRLAEPGGVPKLDQPERRPSPGPV from the coding sequence GTGGCGCAGGGTACCTTCCGGCGAACCCGGTACCAGGTACTCTTCGTGCTCGCCCTGGCCGTACTGGTCGCCGCGTTCCTGTCGGTGGCGGCCGTCGGGCACGGATTCTTCGACCTCAAGGTCTACTCCGGTGCCCTGCACTACTGGGCCCGTGAGGGCGGCGAGATCTACGACTGGCTCAAGCCGAACAGCAAGTACGGCTTCACCTACCCGCCGTTCGCCGCCCTGGTCATGCTGCCGCTGGCGTACCTGCCGTTCACGGTGTCGATGGTGCTGAGCGTCTCCGCCACCGTCGTGGTGAGCGTGCTCCTGCTCTGGTGGCTGGTCGACCCGATCGCCCGCCGGGTGGGCTGGACCCGCTGGTTCGCCCTGGCGGTGGCGGCCCTGCTCGCGGCGGCCTTCGAGCCGATGCGCGAGACGGTCGACTTCGGCCAGGTCAACATGCTCCTGCTGGTGCTGGTCGCGGCCGACCTGCTCTGGCTGGTCCGCCCCGGCTACGCCGCACCCGGGCAGGTCGTACCCGGTAGTTTCCTGCCCGGACGGGCCCCGGCCGGCGGTCTGCGGACCCCGTCCCGGTACAAACGCTGGGCCGGGGTGGGCATCGGGCTCGCCACCGCGATCAAGCTGACACCGGGCATCTTCATCGTCTACCTGCTGGTCACCGGGCGGTGGCGGGCGGCGCTCACGGCCAGCGGGACCGCGGCCGTGGCGACCCTGGTCGCCGCCGCGATCGCCCCGGACGCCTCACGGGAGTTCTGGACCACCGCGCTCTGGGACACCGACCGGGTCGGCGAGCTGGCGTTCATCTCCAACCAGTCGTTGCAGGGGATGGTCGCCCGGCTCGACCCGGCGCAGCCGAGCAAGCTGGCCTGGCTGATCCTGGTCGGCGCCGCGGTGGTCATCTGGGCCTGGCGGGTACGGGCCGCTGTGCGCATCGGTGACGAGGTGACCGGGCTGGCGCTGACCGGGGTGCTGGGTGCGCTGGTCAGCCCGGTGACCTGGGTGCACCACCTGGTGTGGCTGATCCCGGCGCTGGTCCTGCTGGTCGACCACGCGTACGGGTCACCCGCCGGCAGCCGAAGGCGGCGCTGGCTGCTCGCCTTCGCGATCGTCGCGTACGCGGTGCTGTGCAGTCGACTGGTCTGGCCCTGGGAGCACGACTTCACCGGAGTGGGCGGGTTCCTCGGCAGCAACGCCTACGTCTGGGTCAGCATCGCGCTGCTG
- a CDS encoding sugar ABC transporter substrate-binding protein codes for MARRFIRRSAVAGIAVAALFGSTACGGGFDDDNADSAQNSGPANIQILIGSSGEAETKAVQDAATAWASSSGNTATVTPAQDLTQQLGQALAGGTPPDVFYVDAGRFADYASVGALEPYGDKLADGGDFYDSLRQTFTYDGKFYCAPKDFSTLALEINTDLWAKAGLTDADIPTTWEQLTTTAQKIKAKGITPMAIGDTRDRVGAFLAQAGGWITSADGKQATADSPANLQALEYVKTLLAGGLAQYPKQLDAGWAGEAFGKGKVAMTIEGNWIKGGLQNDFPDTKYTVHPLPAGPKGKGTLSFTNCWGIAAKSQHKEQAIKFVEAMTSVDQQMTFAKAFGVMPSRESARDQYTQAFPADKPFIDGAEYAQGPVNAPKMDSVLVDFDAQLSALASTDPKTILQNLQKNTAATLGG; via the coding sequence ATGGCACGACGTTTCATCCGGCGCTCGGCTGTGGCGGGCATCGCCGTGGCGGCGCTGTTCGGTTCCACCGCCTGTGGCGGTGGCTTCGACGACGACAACGCCGACAGCGCCCAGAACAGTGGCCCGGCCAACATCCAGATCCTGATCGGCTCGTCCGGCGAGGCCGAGACCAAGGCGGTGCAGGACGCGGCGACCGCGTGGGCCAGCAGCTCCGGCAACACCGCGACGGTCACCCCGGCGCAGGACCTCACCCAGCAGCTCGGCCAGGCCCTTGCCGGCGGCACCCCGCCGGACGTCTTCTACGTCGACGCCGGCCGCTTCGCCGACTACGCCAGCGTCGGCGCGCTGGAGCCGTACGGGGACAAGCTCGCCGACGGCGGCGACTTCTACGACAGCCTGCGCCAGACGTTCACCTACGACGGCAAGTTCTACTGCGCGCCGAAGGACTTCTCCACCCTCGCGCTTGAGATCAACACCGATCTGTGGGCCAAGGCCGGGCTGACCGACGCGGACATCCCGACCACCTGGGAGCAGCTCACCACCACCGCCCAGAAGATCAAGGCGAAGGGCATCACCCCGATGGCGATCGGCGACACCCGGGACCGGGTCGGCGCCTTCCTCGCCCAGGCCGGCGGCTGGATCACCAGCGCCGACGGCAAGCAGGCCACCGCCGACAGCCCGGCCAACCTCCAGGCCCTGGAGTACGTCAAGACCCTGCTCGCCGGTGGTCTGGCGCAGTACCCGAAGCAGCTCGACGCCGGCTGGGCCGGTGAGGCCTTCGGCAAGGGCAAGGTCGCGATGACCATCGAGGGCAACTGGATCAAGGGCGGTCTGCAGAACGACTTCCCGGACACCAAGTACACCGTGCACCCGCTGCCGGCCGGCCCGAAGGGCAAGGGCACGCTCTCCTTCACCAACTGCTGGGGGATCGCGGCCAAGAGCCAGCACAAGGAGCAGGCGATCAAGTTCGTCGAGGCGATGACCAGCGTCGACCAGCAGATGACCTTCGCCAAGGCGTTCGGTGTCATGCCGTCGCGCGAGTCCGCCCGGGACCAGTACACCCAGGCGTTCCCGGCCGACAAGCCGTTCATCGACGGCGCCGAGTACGCCCAGGGCCCGGTCAACGCCCCGAAGATGGACAGCGTCCTGGTCGACTTCGACGCCCAGCTCTCCGCGCTGGCCAGCACCGACCCGAAGACGATCCTGCAGAACCTGCAGAAGAACACCGCCGCCACCCTCGGCGGCTGA
- the dapB gene encoding 4-hydroxy-tetrahydrodipicolinate reductase, whose amino-acid sequence MAETSAEPLRVGVLGARGRMGIEVCRAVDAADDLELVAMVDQGDQLFSASDAGAEVVVDFTTPDVVMDNLHWCVEQGISVVVGTSGFTEQRLDRVRNWLSHKPGVGVVIAPNFGIGAVLMMQFAARAARFFESVEVIEQHHPGKLDAPSGTATHTARLIAQARAEAGLGAGPDATKDEVPGARGAEIDGVRVHSVRAAGLVAHQEVLFGTTGETLTIRHDSYDRASFMPGVLLAIRSVPRRPGLTLGLDALLD is encoded by the coding sequence CTGGCGGAGACGTCGGCGGAGCCGCTGCGGGTCGGGGTGCTCGGCGCCCGGGGCCGGATGGGCATCGAGGTGTGCAGGGCGGTGGACGCCGCCGACGACCTCGAACTGGTCGCCATGGTCGACCAGGGCGACCAGTTGTTCTCCGCCTCGGACGCGGGTGCCGAGGTGGTTGTCGACTTCACCACCCCGGACGTGGTGATGGACAACCTGCACTGGTGCGTCGAGCAGGGCATCAGCGTCGTGGTCGGCACGAGCGGGTTCACCGAGCAGCGCCTCGACCGGGTGCGCAACTGGCTCTCGCACAAGCCGGGTGTCGGTGTGGTGATCGCCCCCAACTTCGGCATCGGCGCGGTCCTGATGATGCAGTTCGCCGCTCGGGCCGCCCGGTTCTTCGAGTCGGTCGAGGTGATCGAGCAGCACCACCCGGGCAAGCTCGACGCGCCCAGCGGCACGGCCACCCACACCGCGCGGTTGATCGCGCAGGCACGGGCCGAGGCCGGCCTCGGCGCCGGACCGGACGCCACCAAGGACGAGGTGCCGGGTGCGCGCGGGGCGGAGATCGACGGCGTACGGGTCCACTCGGTCCGCGCCGCCGGCCTGGTCGCGCACCAGGAGGTCCTGTTCGGTACGACCGGCGAGACGCTCACCATCCGGCACGACTCGTACGACCGGGCGTCGTTCATGCCCGGTGTGCTGCTGGCGATCCGTTCGGTGCCCCGCCGCCCCGGTCTCACCCTCGGTCTGGACGCCCTGCTCGACTGA
- a CDS encoding amylo-alpha-1,6-glucosidase, with translation MTNRYLQPLLHDLVGVVLAPTSTLSGQDGQIRPAGVQGVFHADARVLSRAELLVDGREPESITHGTDGPHGARFVSLARWLGDDTPDPTVRIDRIRRMTSRGLTEEIHVFSTATAPVRAEVTLDLGCDLAPIEVVKSGGATVDLEAKSGEPGQLTWAGDGITVVVTGEPVVAGGTIGTGGGTGAAAVTNASTNTGTGAVTAVAGDGTARLVWPVELAPRTSAVLRFHLVVDDPRAVVVAPPAEPAWSRPEVRADDRRLTRLLDRSLDDLRGLRLAEADAPQDVFLGAGVPWFLTLFGRDSLWAARMMLPLGTDLAASTLRVLARRQGTKIDPNSGEAPGKIMHELRRDEFTVAGNGLHLPAAYYGTVDATMLWVNLLHDAWRWGLADNEVADLLPALEASLGWLADHADADGDGFVEYVDTSGRGLANQGWKDSFDSVRFRDGSLAHAPIALAEVQGYAYQAATQGAALLAAFGRPGAQRWLDYAGRLAERFRNQFWVDGPDGPYPALALDRDKRPVDALTSNIGHLLGTGLLTAAESTQVAEAIAGPGLAGGFGLRTMSATDGGFSPLSYHCGSIWSHDTAIVIAGLAREGFTAPAAQLAEGLLSAAEAFDYRLPELFSGDDRATLGRPAPYPAACQPQAWSAAAAVVLLQAAVGLYPDVPAGTVRLRPLHGAPLGAVSAQRLRVAGAPVDVSVDRDGVATVTGLPAGLTVIDER, from the coding sequence GTGACCAACCGCTACCTGCAACCGTTGCTGCACGATCTTGTCGGTGTCGTCCTCGCCCCGACCAGCACCCTGAGCGGCCAGGACGGGCAGATCCGGCCGGCCGGCGTACAGGGCGTGTTCCACGCCGACGCCCGGGTGCTGTCCCGCGCCGAACTCCTGGTCGACGGCCGCGAGCCGGAGTCGATCACCCACGGCACCGACGGTCCGCACGGCGCCCGGTTCGTCTCGCTGGCCCGCTGGCTCGGCGACGACACCCCCGACCCGACCGTACGGATCGACCGGATCCGCCGGATGACCTCGCGCGGGCTGACCGAGGAGATCCACGTCTTCTCCACCGCCACCGCCCCGGTCCGCGCCGAGGTCACCCTCGACCTCGGCTGCGACCTGGCCCCGATCGAGGTGGTCAAGTCCGGCGGCGCGACCGTCGACCTCGAAGCCAAGAGCGGCGAACCCGGCCAGCTGACCTGGGCCGGCGACGGCATCACCGTCGTGGTGACCGGCGAACCGGTCGTCGCCGGCGGCACCATCGGCACGGGCGGCGGCACGGGCGCTGCGGCGGTCACGAACGCCAGCACCAACACCGGCACCGGCGCGGTGACCGCCGTCGCGGGAGACGGCACGGCCCGGCTGGTCTGGCCGGTCGAGCTGGCCCCGCGCACCTCGGCCGTACTGCGGTTTCACCTGGTCGTCGACGACCCGCGCGCCGTGGTTGTCGCACCGCCCGCGGAACCTGCCTGGTCCCGCCCGGAGGTACGGGCCGACGACCGGCGGCTCACCCGGCTGCTCGACCGGTCCCTCGACGACCTGCGCGGACTGCGGCTGGCCGAGGCCGATGCCCCGCAGGACGTCTTCCTCGGCGCCGGGGTCCCCTGGTTCCTCACCCTGTTCGGCCGGGACAGCCTCTGGGCAGCCAGGATGATGCTCCCGCTCGGCACCGACCTGGCCGCCAGCACGCTGCGGGTGCTCGCCCGCCGGCAGGGGACGAAGATCGACCCCAACTCCGGCGAGGCCCCCGGCAAGATCATGCACGAGTTGCGCCGGGACGAGTTCACCGTCGCCGGCAACGGCCTGCACCTGCCCGCCGCCTACTACGGCACCGTCGACGCCACCATGCTCTGGGTCAACCTGCTGCACGACGCCTGGCGCTGGGGACTCGCCGACAACGAGGTGGCCGACCTGCTGCCCGCCCTGGAGGCATCACTCGGTTGGCTCGCCGACCACGCCGACGCCGACGGTGACGGCTTCGTCGAGTACGTCGACACCAGCGGCCGGGGCCTGGCCAACCAGGGGTGGAAGGACTCCTTCGACTCGGTCCGGTTCCGGGACGGCTCCCTCGCCCACGCCCCGATCGCCCTGGCCGAGGTGCAGGGTTACGCGTACCAGGCGGCCACCCAGGGCGCGGCCCTGCTCGCCGCCTTCGGCCGGCCCGGCGCGCAACGCTGGCTCGACTACGCCGGTCGGCTCGCCGAACGGTTCCGCAACCAGTTCTGGGTCGACGGCCCCGACGGGCCGTACCCGGCCCTGGCCCTGGACCGGGACAAGCGCCCGGTCGACGCGCTGACCAGCAACATCGGCCACCTGCTCGGCACCGGACTGCTGACGGCGGCCGAGTCGACCCAGGTCGCCGAGGCGATCGCCGGACCCGGCCTGGCCGGCGGGTTCGGGCTGCGGACCATGTCCGCCACCGACGGCGGCTTCAGCCCGCTGTCGTACCACTGCGGCTCGATCTGGTCGCACGACACCGCGATCGTCATCGCCGGGCTGGCCCGGGAGGGCTTCACCGCCCCGGCCGCGCAGCTCGCCGAGGGGCTGCTCAGCGCCGCCGAGGCGTTCGACTACCGGCTGCCCGAACTGTTCAGCGGCGACGACCGGGCCACCCTGGGCCGGCCGGCGCCGTACCCGGCGGCCTGCCAGCCACAGGCCTGGTCCGCGGCCGCCGCCGTGGTCCTGCTCCAGGCGGCCGTCGGGCTCTACCCGGACGTGCCGGCCGGCACCGTACGCCTCCGTCCGCTGCACGGCGCCCCGCTCGGCGCGGTCAGCGCGCAGCGGCTGCGGGTGGCCGGCGCCCCGGTCGACGTCTCCGTGGACCGTGACGGTGTCGCCACCGTCACCGGACTACCGGCCGGTCTCACCGTGATCGACGAGCGGTAA
- a CDS encoding carbohydrate ABC transporter permease yields MASGVPAAPRRLRGGIRGNERIAGWVFVAPVVVILGVFMLLPILMALWVSLTSWNGQGSPFTGKVPFVGADNYTHLFTEDGLARRDFMTSIRNNIYYVAIVVPVQTALALFLALVVNHRMLKGKSFFRTAFYFPSVTSSVAISVVFLFMFANSGAINGLLGLFGIDGPQWFADSRGILHLFFGLFGVDEPPAALSSGGPLGLSWWDWLSGPSVAMTAIIALVIWTTSGTFMLMFLAALQNVPVALEEASVLDGTTRWQRLRYLTLPMIKPTLFLVLTLGLIGSWQVFDQIYVMSQGNPAKTTLTPAYLSYRTAFRDFDYGAGAAISFVLFLIIIVLTLAQRRLMRDRDTGRSHRWWRRSERRS; encoded by the coding sequence ATGGCTTCCGGAGTCCCGGCCGCTCCCCGCCGCCTACGTGGTGGGATCCGCGGCAACGAGCGGATCGCCGGCTGGGTCTTCGTCGCCCCGGTCGTGGTGATCCTCGGCGTTTTCATGCTGCTGCCGATCCTGATGGCGCTCTGGGTGAGCCTCACCTCCTGGAACGGTCAGGGCAGCCCGTTCACCGGCAAGGTCCCGTTCGTCGGGGCGGACAACTACACCCACCTCTTCACCGAGGACGGGTTGGCCCGCCGCGACTTCATGACCTCGATCCGGAACAACATCTACTACGTGGCGATCGTCGTACCGGTGCAGACCGCACTGGCACTCTTCCTCGCCCTGGTGGTCAATCACCGGATGCTCAAGGGCAAGTCGTTCTTCCGTACGGCGTTCTACTTCCCGTCGGTCACCAGCTCGGTCGCGATCAGCGTGGTCTTCCTGTTCATGTTCGCCAACTCCGGGGCGATCAACGGGCTGCTGGGCCTGTTCGGGATCGACGGGCCGCAGTGGTTCGCCGACTCGCGCGGCATCCTGCACCTGTTCTTCGGCCTGTTCGGGGTGGACGAGCCGCCGGCCGCGTTGAGCAGCGGCGGCCCGCTCGGGCTGAGCTGGTGGGACTGGCTGTCCGGGCCGAGCGTGGCGATGACGGCGATCATCGCGCTGGTCATCTGGACCACCTCGGGCACCTTCATGCTGATGTTCCTCGCCGCGCTGCAGAACGTCCCGGTGGCGCTGGAGGAGGCCAGCGTGCTCGACGGGACGACCCGGTGGCAGCGGCTGCGTTACCTGACCCTGCCGATGATCAAGCCGACCCTCTTCCTGGTGCTGACCCTCGGCCTGATCGGGTCCTGGCAGGTCTTCGACCAGATCTACGTGATGAGTCAGGGCAATCCGGCGAAGACCACGCTCACCCCGGCGTACCTGTCCTACCGGACCGCGTTCCGCGACTTCGACTACGGCGCCGGCGCGGCGATCTCGTTCGTCCTGTTCCTGATCATCATCGTGCTGACCCTGGCGCAGCGGCGGTTGATGCGCGACCGGGACACCGGCCGCTCGCACCGCTGGTGGCGCCGGTCCGAGCGGAGGTCGTGA
- a CDS encoding GNAT family N-acetyltransferase, with translation MALGYVRPARPEDAAEIARIQLATWRVAYRRLLPKHVLDRLDEGWLGKRWSAAIEAPPSPRHRVLVAIEQAEKSYLVGFAASGPADEQSLAPDEPAQTLVPDLIGVTDLLVEPRWGRRGHGSRLLAASVDLWREDGARTAIAWAFDGDEATRAFLASTGWEPDGATRALDVDDMLVPQLRLHVSLDADSATDAEPSTGTDAELSTGTEEPTDAS, from the coding sequence ATGGCTCTCGGGTACGTCCGCCCGGCGCGTCCGGAGGACGCCGCCGAGATCGCACGCATTCAGCTCGCGACCTGGCGGGTCGCCTATCGCCGGCTGCTGCCCAAGCACGTGCTCGACCGGTTGGACGAGGGGTGGCTCGGCAAGCGGTGGTCCGCCGCGATCGAGGCACCACCGTCGCCCCGGCACCGCGTCCTGGTGGCGATCGAGCAGGCGGAGAAATCTTATCTGGTGGGTTTTGCCGCATCCGGACCGGCAGACGAGCAGTCACTTGCCCCGGACGAACCCGCGCAAACGCTGGTCCCGGACCTGATCGGGGTGACCGACCTGCTGGTGGAGCCGCGCTGGGGCCGCCGTGGGCACGGCAGTCGGCTGTTGGCGGCGAGCGTCGACCTGTGGCGTGAGGACGGCGCCCGTACGGCAATCGCCTGGGCCTTCGACGGCGACGAGGCGACCAGGGCGTTCCTGGCCAGCACCGGCTGGGAGCCGGACGGGGCGACCCGGGCGCTGGACGTGGACGACATGCTGGTCCCCCAGTTGCGCCTGCACGTCTCCCTGGACGCGGATTCGGCGACCGACGCCGAGCCGTCGACCGGCACCGACGCCGAGTTGTCGACCGGCACCGAGGAGCCCACGGACGCTTCGTGA